One genomic region from Muriicola soli encodes:
- a CDS encoding OmpA family protein, with translation MKQLSRLLVVSLLLIGFNNVQAQDENNPWQVSFGVNAIDVYPTNDQDAAYPTGTLFSEYFNVNDHWNILPSISYVSVSKYVGDGFSVGARGSLNRISKLGDASADDLSHYAVDGTIKYNILKDKKIIPFLEIGGGYTWVDEIGFGTANAGIGASYWFNDNIGFTLQTGYKHAFEDYGVKHFQHTAGISIKFGGTDTDGDGIYDKDDACPEVAGLAAFNGCPDSDGDGIEDGKDSCPNEAGSKELNGCPDADGDGIADKDDACPNEAGLAALAGCPDADGDGVADKDDACPSEAGPAENKGCPWPDTDGDGVLDKDDQCPDVAGTVANKGCPEVTAEVQKQLNDYARTILFDTGRASLKTESVSVFVDIIKILNEYPNAKFTVEGHTDSVGSEKLNQSLSEKRANSVRDFLVKEGIGADRLTAIGYGEAKPIASNNTRAGRAQNRRVEINLIK, from the coding sequence ATGAAACAGCTTAGCAGATTATTGGTTGTTAGCCTACTCCTTATAGGGTTTAACAACGTTCAAGCGCAGGATGAGAATAATCCGTGGCAAGTTAGCTTTGGTGTAAACGCGATAGATGTTTATCCTACTAATGACCAAGACGCCGCTTACCCAACAGGTACTTTATTCAGTGAGTACTTTAATGTTAACGATCACTGGAACATTTTGCCTTCTATCTCTTATGTATCTGTATCCAAGTATGTTGGTGACGGATTCTCTGTAGGAGCAAGAGGTAGTTTGAACCGTATCTCTAAATTGGGTGACGCTTCAGCCGACGACCTTTCTCATTACGCTGTGGATGGTACCATTAAATATAATATCCTAAAAGACAAAAAAATCATCCCTTTCCTAGAAATAGGAGGTGGTTACACTTGGGTAGATGAAATTGGATTCGGAACTGCCAATGCAGGTATTGGTGCAAGCTACTGGTTCAATGACAATATTGGCTTTACCTTACAGACGGGATACAAGCACGCTTTTGAAGATTATGGTGTGAAGCACTTCCAGCACACAGCTGGTATTTCTATCAAATTCGGTGGAACTGACACTGACGGTGACGGGATCTACGACAAAGACGATGCTTGTCCGGAAGTTGCTGGTTTAGCTGCATTCAACGGATGTCCTGATTCTGACGGAGATGGTATCGAAGACGGAAAAGACAGCTGTCCTAACGAAGCTGGTTCTAAAGAATTAAACGGTTGTCCTGATGCTGACGGTGACGGGATCGCTGATAAAGATGATGCTTGCCCGAACGAAGCTGGTCTTGCCGCTCTTGCTGGTTGCCCAGACGCTGACGGTGACGGTGTAGCTGATAAAGATGATGCATGTCCTAGCGAAGCTGGTCCTGCTGAAAACAAAGGATGCCCATGGCCTGATACTGACGGTGACGGTGTATTAGACAAAGATGATCAGTGCCCAGATGTTGCTGGAACTGTTGCAAACAAAGGTTGTCCTGAAGTAACTGCAGAAGTTCAGAAGCAATTGAACGACTATGCCAGAACAATCTTGTTCGACACAGGTAGAGCATCGCTTAAAACAGAATCAGTTTCTGTATTCGTAGACATTATCAAAATCCTTAATGAATACCCGAACGCTAAGTTTACGGTTGAAGGTCATACTGATAGCGTTGGTAGTGAAAAACTTAATCAGTCTCTATCTGAGAAAAGAGCAAACTCTGTACGTGATTTCCTCGTAAAAGAAGGAATTGGAGCAGACAGGTTAACTGCCATCGGATACGGTGAAGCTAAGCCTATTGCTTCTAATAACACAAGAGCAGGAAGAGCTCAGAACAGAAGAGTTGAGATCAACCTGATCAAATAA
- a CDS encoding superoxide dismutase, whose product MAFELPRLPYAYDALEPSIDARTMEIHHTKHHNGYTSKLNAAIEGTPLEGKGITEILKGLDMSNKAVRNNGGGYYNHSLFWEIMGPDAGGNPSGELAKAINDAFGSFDGFKDKFSSAAGSQFGSGWAWLCVHKGGKVEICSTPNQDNPIMPNTGCGGTPILGLDVWEHAYYLNYQNRRPDYINAFFQVINWNKVAENYQAHK is encoded by the coding sequence ATGGCATTTGAACTACCAAGATTACCCTATGCATACGACGCTCTTGAGCCTAGTATCGATGCGAGGACCATGGAAATACATCATACGAAACACCATAACGGATATACTTCTAAACTCAACGCAGCTATTGAAGGAACTCCGCTTGAGGGAAAAGGGATTACCGAGATCCTTAAAGGACTTGACATGAGCAATAAAGCCGTGCGGAACAACGGTGGAGGATATTACAATCACTCCCTCTTCTGGGAGATTATGGGCCCGGATGCCGGAGGAAATCCTTCGGGTGAGCTGGCGAAGGCTATAAACGATGCATTCGGTTCGTTTGATGGGTTCAAAGATAAATTCAGTTCAGCAGCAGGTAGCCAATTTGGCTCAGGCTGGGCCTGGCTCTGTGTGCATAAAGGCGGCAAGGTCGAGATCTGTTCTACCCCTAATCAGGATAACCCAATTATGCCCAACACGGGTTGCGGAGGTACTCCCATCCTTGGATTAGACGTTTGGGAACACGCTTACTATCTGAATTATCAGAACAGACGACCCGACTATATCAACGCTTTTTTCCAGGTAATCAATTGGAATAAGGTCGCTGAAAATTACCAGGCGCACAAATAG
- a CDS encoding SDR family oxidoreductase: MENIEGKVAYITGGTKGIGYGIAETLLKAGMKVAISGRNAQGAKEAAEQLGAQDRVLGLASDVTRPEDEVKAVKAVLDKWGQLDLVIANAGVGIFSPVDQLSTEEWRKMIDTNLNGPFFTLKASVDALRNSKGYYITIASLAGTNFFASGSGYNASKFGLVGFTQAAMLDLRASDIKVSTIMPGSVATHFNGNVPDDKDSWKIQPEDIGLLVEDLLRMNPRTLPSKIEVRPTRPDKK, encoded by the coding sequence ATGGAAAATATAGAAGGAAAAGTGGCCTATATCACCGGGGGCACTAAAGGAATTGGTTATGGAATTGCAGAGACGCTGCTCAAAGCAGGAATGAAGGTTGCCATCAGCGGCAGGAATGCTCAGGGCGCAAAGGAAGCGGCTGAACAACTCGGAGCTCAAGACAGGGTTCTTGGACTGGCCTCTGACGTTACACGACCAGAGGACGAAGTAAAAGCCGTAAAGGCTGTCCTTGACAAATGGGGACAGCTCGACCTTGTAATTGCGAACGCGGGAGTTGGTATTTTTAGTCCGGTAGACCAGCTCAGCACTGAAGAATGGCGAAAGATGATAGACACCAACCTCAATGGGCCATTTTTTACGCTAAAGGCTTCTGTAGATGCTTTGCGTAATTCAAAAGGATATTACATCACTATTGCGAGTCTGGCCGGAACCAATTTCTTTGCATCGGGATCAGGTTACAACGCTTCAAAATTTGGTTTGGTAGGATTTACCCAGGCTGCTATGCTTGACCTCAGGGCATCAGATATAAAGGTCTCTACCATTATGCCAGGTTCTGTTGCGACTCATTTTAATGGCAACGTTCCCGACGACAAGGATTCCTGGAAAATCCAGCCTGAAGATATAGGTTTACTCGTGGAGGACTTATTGAGGATGAACCCAAGAACCCTGCCCAGCAAGATAGAAGTACGACCAACCAGGCCAGACAAAAAGTAA
- the kbl gene encoding glycine C-acetyltransferase produces MYSSIQKYLKEELEAIEEAGLYKKERIITSPQDAVIRISTGQDVINFCSNNYLGLSSHPEVVKAAKDALDSHGFGMSSVRFICGTQDIHKELEARIANYYGTEDTILYAACFDANGGIFEPLLSEKDAIISDSLNHASIIDGVRLCKAKRYRYANSDMADLEAQLKQANEDQARFKLIVTDGVFSMDGLLAPLDKICDLAEAYDAMVMIDECHATGFIGTTGRGTLEEKGVMDRIDIITGTLGKALGGAMGGYTTGKKEIIDLLRQRSRPYLFSNSLAPSIVGASIKVFDLLEKSTDLRDQLESNTKYFKKGMKDAGFDIIDGDSAIVPVMLYDAKLSQQMADMLLKEGIYVIGFFYPVVPKGKARIRVQLSAAHTRAHLDTAIKAFTKVAKELKIL; encoded by the coding sequence ATGTATAGCAGCATTCAGAAATATCTAAAGGAAGAACTAGAAGCGATAGAGGAAGCAGGCCTTTATAAGAAAGAACGAATAATTACTTCGCCCCAGGATGCGGTGATAAGGATCTCCACCGGACAGGATGTGATTAATTTTTGTTCTAACAATTACCTGGGCCTTTCGTCCCATCCCGAAGTGGTCAAGGCAGCAAAGGACGCCCTGGACAGTCACGGATTTGGTATGTCGTCGGTGAGGTTTATTTGCGGGACCCAGGATATCCACAAAGAACTTGAAGCCAGGATTGCCAATTATTACGGAACCGAAGATACCATTCTTTATGCCGCATGCTTCGACGCCAATGGCGGAATTTTTGAACCTTTGCTTTCGGAGAAGGACGCTATAATTTCTGATTCCTTAAATCATGCTTCTATTATAGACGGGGTGCGTTTGTGCAAAGCAAAGCGATACCGATATGCCAACAGCGACATGGCAGATCTGGAAGCGCAACTCAAACAGGCCAATGAAGATCAGGCGCGATTTAAATTGATCGTGACGGATGGGGTCTTTTCAATGGACGGACTCTTAGCTCCTCTTGATAAAATCTGTGATCTTGCCGAGGCCTATGACGCTATGGTCATGATAGATGAGTGCCATGCCACCGGGTTCATAGGAACCACCGGAAGAGGTACTCTGGAAGAAAAAGGGGTAATGGATCGTATCGATATCATTACTGGAACACTTGGAAAAGCTCTTGGCGGAGCCATGGGCGGGTATACAACCGGTAAGAAGGAGATCATCGATCTTCTGAGACAACGATCGAGGCCTTATCTTTTTAGTAACTCTCTTGCCCCCTCTATTGTAGGAGCCAGTATAAAGGTATTTGACCTCCTCGAAAAGAGTACAGATCTCCGGGATCAATTGGAAAGCAACACCAAGTATTTTAAAAAGGGGATGAAAGATGCAGGATTTGATATTATCGATGGAGATTCTGCCATTGTCCCTGTGATGCTCTACGATGCAAAATTGTCTCAGCAAATGGCAGATATGTTATTAAAAGAGGGAATCTACGTGATCGGCTTCTTTTATCCTGTGGTTCCCAAAGGAAAAGCACGTATAAGAGTTCAGCTGTCTGCAGCGCATACAAGAGCCCATTTAGATACAGCGATTAAGGCCTTTACAAAGGTGGCAAAAGAGCTCAAAATACTCTAA
- a CDS encoding PD-(D/E)XK nuclease family protein, with product MRTFLEEVVSDIVSEKVVSDDLVLVVPSKRAGLFLLQVFAKTSTQPGFAPTIYTIEEFVGHISGLDYASNTQLIFELYQVYKSLHGDDADSFQDFSRWGNTLLQDFNEIDRYLIPQKKLFSYLSAIQETNHWYLKPEKTPMIEAYIKFWNSLGPLYDQFSQHLISQKKGYQGLIYRKASENIHEYTSQSEKGSHVFIGFNALNSAESTIIQSLIDQDRAEIYWDIDPFFVEDPIHDAGYFIRSYLKNWPHFQKNPLRGPVSNYLGQKDINIIGVPRNVSQAKYVGSLLDTLIKDDECTQQSTAVILGDENLLNPLVNAIPDSVPALNITMGLPLSHTPATSLFIEFISLYVNSAGRGWYYSDVISFVSHPYVKRLFKKPESTLNLLYQEIREKNRVYIQPEQIHRLSEEDSKILELLFSRDYTSPQKLHDANLQLAQALKNCFESFGDSIALEYLVKIKTVLNEIGLCLDKYDFIVDLKSFQSLFRELTNVETLDFYGKPLEGIQLMGMLESRNLDFETVIITSLNEGILPSGKTSGSFIPFDLKREFKMPTYKEKDAVYTYHFYRLLQRAKNIYLIYNTEPDVLEGGEKSRFISQLLTENRAQGSITQIIATPPMHLVIPDNKSISKDTSVVSALSERANKGFSPSSLSSYIRDPIEFYKKYVLGIREFEEVEENIAANTFGTIIHHSLEQLYLPLVGSTLSPEALRELKPKIPDMVNASFKEHYPTVSLLDGKNLIAYSVIQRYLERFLELEIESCKNHKIELLAVEQKLRTSIEVQGLNFPVALKGTIDRIDKKDGVLRILDYKTGNTKSTEVEITTWESIISDPDKGKAFQMMSYALMYYDKYPTENFEAAIIPFRDLDSSPLRFCTKENGGRYAKKEFSITAETISEFRTQLQQLILTIFDQEIAFETPLS from the coding sequence ATGAGAACTTTTTTGGAAGAAGTAGTCTCCGATATCGTTTCGGAAAAAGTGGTAAGCGATGACCTTGTCCTTGTCGTCCCCAGTAAAAGAGCCGGTCTATTTCTTCTGCAGGTATTCGCCAAAACTTCTACCCAACCGGGTTTCGCCCCTACCATTTATACTATTGAAGAGTTTGTTGGCCATATTTCGGGTCTTGACTACGCTTCAAACACTCAGCTGATCTTCGAATTGTATCAGGTGTACAAAAGCCTCCACGGCGATGACGCCGACAGTTTTCAAGACTTTTCCAGGTGGGGAAATACCCTGCTGCAGGACTTTAATGAGATTGATCGTTACCTGATCCCTCAAAAAAAGTTATTCTCCTACCTCAGTGCAATACAGGAAACAAATCACTGGTATTTAAAGCCAGAGAAGACACCCATGATCGAGGCATATATCAAGTTCTGGAATTCACTGGGGCCGCTGTACGATCAATTCTCACAGCATCTGATCAGTCAGAAGAAGGGTTATCAGGGATTGATATATCGCAAGGCTAGTGAAAATATACATGAATATACATCTCAAAGTGAAAAGGGATCTCATGTATTTATTGGGTTTAATGCCCTGAATTCTGCTGAATCAACCATTATTCAAAGCCTTATTGATCAAGACAGAGCTGAAATCTATTGGGATATCGATCCCTTTTTTGTAGAAGATCCCATCCACGATGCCGGATACTTTATCCGGTCCTATTTAAAAAACTGGCCTCATTTTCAAAAGAATCCATTACGGGGACCCGTCTCCAATTATTTAGGTCAGAAGGATATCAATATTATCGGAGTTCCCAGAAATGTTTCTCAGGCTAAGTATGTGGGTTCCCTCTTGGATACGCTCATTAAAGATGACGAATGCACTCAGCAAAGTACAGCAGTGATCCTGGGGGATGAAAATCTGCTTAATCCGCTCGTCAATGCCATTCCGGATTCGGTTCCCGCCCTCAACATTACAATGGGTCTGCCCTTATCTCACACTCCCGCCACAAGTCTGTTCATTGAATTTATCTCGCTTTATGTAAATTCAGCTGGCAGAGGATGGTATTACAGTGATGTTATATCCTTCGTTTCTCACCCATACGTAAAGAGGCTTTTTAAAAAGCCTGAAAGTACTCTAAACCTTCTCTATCAGGAGATCCGAGAAAAGAACCGGGTATATATCCAGCCCGAACAAATTCACAGACTAAGCGAAGAGGACAGTAAAATCTTAGAGCTTTTATTTTCCAGGGATTACACATCCCCTCAAAAGCTACACGATGCCAACCTTCAACTAGCCCAGGCATTAAAGAACTGTTTTGAATCCTTTGGTGATTCTATTGCACTTGAATATCTGGTAAAAATAAAAACAGTGCTCAATGAGATTGGGCTCTGTCTTGATAAATATGATTTTATTGTTGATCTGAAGTCCTTTCAAAGTCTTTTCAGGGAGTTGACAAATGTTGAGACTCTCGATTTTTATGGGAAGCCCCTGGAAGGAATACAATTAATGGGAATGCTGGAAAGCAGGAATTTAGATTTTGAGACTGTTATTATAACCTCTTTGAACGAAGGGATTTTACCCTCGGGAAAAACAAGTGGCTCCTTTATTCCCTTCGACCTTAAACGAGAGTTCAAAATGCCTACCTATAAAGAAAAGGATGCGGTTTACACTTATCATTTTTATCGTTTGTTACAGAGAGCCAAAAACATCTACTTAATTTACAATACCGAACCAGATGTCCTTGAAGGTGGGGAAAAAAGCAGGTTTATTTCTCAACTCCTTACGGAAAACAGAGCCCAAGGAAGTATCACACAGATTATTGCAACTCCTCCCATGCACCTGGTGATTCCTGACAACAAATCAATCTCAAAAGATACCTCTGTGGTATCTGCCCTTAGTGAACGGGCTAATAAGGGATTTTCCCCCTCATCCCTGTCCAGTTATATTAGGGATCCTATTGAATTTTATAAAAAATACGTGCTGGGCATAAGAGAATTTGAAGAGGTAGAAGAGAATATTGCAGCCAACACTTTCGGTACAATTATCCATCACAGTCTGGAACAATTGTATTTGCCTCTGGTTGGTTCAACCCTTTCTCCTGAAGCTCTGAGAGAACTTAAGCCCAAAATACCTGATATGGTTAATGCCTCTTTTAAGGAGCATTACCCAACTGTATCCCTGCTAGATGGAAAGAACCTTATCGCCTACAGTGTAATTCAACGATACCTTGAAAGGTTTTTGGAATTGGAGATAGAAAGCTGTAAAAACCATAAAATTGAACTGCTCGCCGTGGAACAAAAACTAAGGACGTCCATAGAAGTGCAAGGTTTAAATTTCCCGGTAGCTCTAAAAGGAACCATAGACAGGATCGATAAGAAGGATGGAGTTCTTCGAATCCTGGACTATAAGACCGGAAATACAAAATCTACTGAAGTGGAAATCACAACTTGGGAATCCATCATTTCAGATCCAGACAAAGGCAAGGCCTTTCAGATGATGTCTTACGCACTAATGTATTACGATAAATATCCCACGGAAAACTTCGAAGCCGCTATAATTCCATTTCGCGATCTTGATTCAAGTCCTCTTCGATTTTGCACAAAGGAAAATGGAGGCCGATACGCAAAAAAGGAGTTTTCGATCACGGCTGAGACAATTAGCGAATTCCGAACTCAACTACAACAACTTATCCTCACTATCTTCGATCAGGAAATAGCCTTTGAAACGCCTTTGAGTTAA
- a CDS encoding UvrD-helicase domain-containing protein, producing MLNLQGKYIPLHPYQIYDASAGSGKTFTLVKEYLKLILIREGHQDFRKILAITFTNKAVNEMKQRILSSLLLFASNEEEEQNDLFQQLVEELEIDPKSLRFRAKQVLKAILHNYAFFDISTIDKFNHRLLKTFARDLKLPQTFEVVLDTDLLLSEGIDRLLGNAKTNDQLTNLLIAFAMQKVDDSKSWDISFDLTKVGKMLFNENHLAYLEDLKVKELKTFLLLQRDLRHLLEMYPDKMRATAGNILSLIDEAGLEEGDFNRGSFPKFIQKAYQDPETLDFSSGWKQNFGSESLYPKKTADDKKQAIDRLMPRFTELWEQLKADFGRYSFLKNVYNNLVPLTLLNALQKEIDILLEEREQLPISAFNTLIGEQIRDQPTPFIYERLGEKYRHYFIDEFQDTSLKQWHNLVPLISHALQGEDLQGNRGSLFLVGDAKQAIYRWRGGRSELFLNLIHKDDTLFGISPKTASLKTNFRSYEEIVSFNNGFFTSVVPYLNNELYRTLFLEGNKQQHTAKEGGVVSLRFISDQEEDKTLAYCSQVYKCIADLRAKDVPYGEICVLFRSNKQGVHLAEHLIKNQIPIISSDALLLESNQEVRFLINLLKYSSRTSDLNIQFDLLFHLSPEKGRHQFISNHLGKLPAFFNAKYQFSLSDFNQRSVYDALEYAIERFHLVGNSHAYISSLLDEVLEVELQRDSGFSSFLSVWEKNKSKWSIPAPENMDAVQLMTIHKAKGLEFPFVIFPFADSNIYEDRGTNLWVPALDEALKGFDHILVRKRKDMTLYNEESEIIYEEELHKMELDAFNILYVALTRGIQGVYIISEMALNKKGESKSTHYSGLFINYLRDLGIWDAAKYQYDFGELIYGKSNCALTFKEEDIPYIYTTKFEGKLEISTSAGELWGSSRELAISQGNLLHYGMSTIETLEDIDAAVANLINNGAIVASESNSYRELFSSIVHHPLLSRFFSAGNKVKNEKSVFAENGVILRPDRMVFNENKVSILDYKTGDQKTSHVNQLNSYGDVLNSMGYTVEHKVLIYVEDHIKPIFI from the coding sequence TTGCTTAATTTGCAAGGAAAATATATACCTCTGCACCCTTATCAGATTTACGATGCCTCAGCCGGATCGGGTAAAACGTTTACCCTGGTCAAAGAATATCTGAAATTGATTCTTATTCGGGAAGGACATCAGGATTTTAGGAAAATCCTTGCAATCACCTTTACCAATAAGGCGGTAAACGAAATGAAGCAACGAATTCTTTCCAGCTTATTACTCTTTGCGTCCAATGAAGAAGAAGAACAAAACGATCTCTTTCAGCAATTAGTTGAGGAACTTGAGATCGATCCCAAATCACTGAGGTTCAGAGCTAAACAGGTGCTAAAAGCAATTCTGCATAATTACGCCTTCTTTGACATCTCAACGATTGATAAATTCAACCATCGCCTGCTCAAGACCTTTGCCAGGGATTTGAAGTTGCCCCAGACCTTTGAAGTTGTATTAGATACGGATCTTTTACTGTCGGAAGGGATAGACCGCCTATTGGGGAATGCAAAGACAAATGATCAACTCACTAATCTTCTCATTGCCTTTGCCATGCAAAAAGTTGACGATAGTAAGAGTTGGGACATCAGCTTTGATCTTACCAAAGTGGGAAAAATGCTTTTTAATGAAAATCACCTTGCCTATCTGGAAGATCTGAAAGTAAAAGAACTTAAAACCTTTCTTCTCCTTCAGAGAGACCTCAGACATCTCCTGGAGATGTACCCGGATAAGATGAGGGCGACAGCCGGCAACATTCTATCCCTGATAGATGAAGCAGGTCTGGAAGAAGGTGATTTCAACCGAGGTTCTTTTCCAAAGTTCATTCAAAAGGCATATCAGGATCCTGAAACACTCGATTTTTCATCGGGCTGGAAACAAAATTTTGGTTCGGAATCGCTCTATCCCAAAAAAACGGCTGATGACAAGAAACAGGCCATTGATCGTCTTATGCCGAGGTTTACAGAGCTCTGGGAGCAACTTAAAGCCGACTTTGGCCGATACAGTTTTTTAAAAAATGTCTATAATAATCTGGTACCCCTGACGCTGCTTAATGCCCTTCAAAAAGAAATTGACATACTGCTGGAAGAGCGGGAACAATTACCCATATCCGCATTTAATACCCTTATAGGAGAGCAAATCAGGGATCAGCCAACCCCTTTTATTTACGAGCGACTAGGCGAGAAATATCGCCATTATTTTATTGATGAATTCCAGGATACCTCATTAAAACAATGGCACAACCTTGTTCCCCTTATCTCCCACGCCCTGCAAGGCGAAGACCTGCAGGGGAACAGAGGTAGTCTATTCCTGGTTGGGGACGCAAAACAAGCTATCTACCGCTGGAGGGGCGGCAGGTCTGAGTTGTTCCTGAATCTTATTCATAAGGATGATACCCTTTTTGGGATCTCGCCCAAAACAGCATCGCTGAAAACGAATTTCAGGAGTTATGAAGAAATCGTTTCGTTTAACAATGGGTTTTTCACTTCAGTGGTTCCTTATTTGAATAATGAACTCTACAGAACACTGTTCCTTGAAGGAAATAAACAACAACATACTGCCAAAGAAGGAGGAGTGGTAAGTCTGCGCTTCATAAGTGACCAGGAAGAAGACAAAACGCTTGCTTATTGTTCCCAGGTGTACAAATGCATCGCAGACCTGCGTGCAAAAGACGTCCCCTACGGAGAAATTTGTGTTTTATTCAGATCCAATAAGCAAGGGGTACATCTGGCCGAGCACCTAATTAAAAATCAGATACCAATCATCTCGTCGGATGCCTTGCTTCTCGAAAGCAATCAGGAGGTTAGATTCCTGATCAACCTGCTGAAATATTCAAGTCGGACTTCAGATCTCAACATTCAGTTCGATCTACTCTTTCACCTGAGTCCGGAAAAGGGCAGGCATCAATTCATATCCAATCATCTTGGAAAACTTCCTGCATTTTTTAATGCCAAATATCAATTCAGTCTGTCCGATTTTAACCAAAGGTCTGTCTATGACGCCCTCGAATACGCTATTGAACGCTTTCACCTTGTGGGAAATTCACATGCCTATATCAGCAGCTTGCTCGATGAAGTTCTTGAAGTAGAATTGCAGCGCGATTCGGGATTCAGTTCTTTTCTTTCTGTTTGGGAAAAGAATAAAAGCAAATGGAGCATCCCGGCCCCGGAAAATATGGATGCTGTTCAACTAATGACCATTCACAAAGCGAAGGGCCTCGAGTTTCCCTTTGTTATATTTCCCTTTGCCGACTCAAATATATATGAAGACAGAGGCACAAATCTATGGGTGCCCGCACTTGACGAAGCCCTAAAGGGGTTCGATCACATTCTCGTCAGGAAAAGGAAAGATATGACGCTTTACAATGAAGAGTCTGAAATTATTTACGAAGAAGAACTTCATAAAATGGAACTTGATGCCTTCAACATTTTATATGTTGCCTTAACCAGGGGAATACAAGGCGTGTATATTATCTCAGAAATGGCCCTCAACAAAAAAGGAGAAAGCAAGTCGACTCATTATTCCGGACTCTTTATCAATTACCTCAGGGATTTGGGGATTTGGGATGCAGCTAAATACCAATACGATTTTGGGGAACTGATATATGGCAAGTCGAATTGCGCTCTTACTTTCAAAGAAGAAGATATACCTTATATATATACTACCAAATTTGAAGGTAAATTGGAAATCAGTACGAGTGCTGGGGAGTTATGGGGATCGTCCAGAGAGCTGGCCATTTCACAGGGCAATTTGCTACATTACGGAATGAGTACTATTGAAACGTTAGAAGACATTGACGCCGCAGTGGCAAATTTGATAAATAATGGAGCTATTGTGGCAAGTGAAAGCAATAGTTATAGGGAGTTGTTCAGCAGTATTGTACATCACCCCTTGTTGTCCCGTTTTTTCAGTGCAGGGAATAAAGTTAAAAATGAAAAATCCGTATTTGCAGAAAATGGGGTAATTTTGCGCCCGGACAGGATGGTCTTTAATGAAAACAAAGTGTCCATTTTAGACTATAAGACAGGAGATCAGAAAACTTCTCATGTCAACCAGCTGAACTCTTATGGCGATGTGCTGAATTCCATGGGATATACGGTTGAACACAAAGTCCTGATTTACGTAGAAGATCATATTAAACCTATATTCATATAA